In a single window of the Deltaproteobacteria bacterium genome:
- the cadA gene encoding cadmium-translocating P-type ATPase, with protein sequence MEKSQETKTWEGTVVGLDCADCAATLAKTLEKLAGVRASSINFATSRLKIEYTPRRFEIERLERELKKAGYRLAEAGATERLDLVVEEMDCADESTIIEKQLKRLPGINELQFNLVARELRVSYDPERLKPEQIIEAVDATGMQARLKGGHRPAESTWMRHRHLILTTVSGVFILAALGFSLAGYPHTITDSLYILAILTGGYFIARKGLLALRTFSLDMNFLMTVAVIGAAAIEQWLEGATVMFLFSVANILQNYTMNRARNAIRSLMELSPNMVVVKRNGKEEDVPVQDVGIGEKILVRPGEKIGLDGRVVAGSSSVNQAPITGESLPVAKTVGDSVFAGTINQNGSLEVEVTHGYQDTTLSRIIHMVEEAQSQKAPSQSFVEKFARYYTPAVIGVAVLIAALPPLVLGLSFTVWFYRSLVLLVIACPCALVISTPVSIVSGLTAAARVGILIKGGICLEETGHLKVFVFDKTGTLTRGKPAVTDIIPLNEYSADEVLRLAAAIECYSEHHLARAIVEEAERKGLQYPRPEDFQAIPGKGAQANIEGHLFYI encoded by the coding sequence ATGGAGAAGAGCCAGGAAACAAAGACCTGGGAGGGAACTGTTGTGGGTCTGGATTGTGCTGACTGTGCCGCCACTCTGGCAAAGACGCTGGAAAAACTGGCTGGGGTGCGGGCCAGTTCCATCAATTTTGCCACTTCCAGGTTGAAGATCGAGTATACCCCTCGTCGCTTTGAGATAGAGCGTCTCGAACGCGAACTGAAAAAAGCTGGTTATCGCCTGGCCGAAGCTGGTGCTACCGAGCGGTTGGACCTTGTTGTCGAGGAAATGGATTGTGCCGACGAATCCACCATTATCGAGAAACAGTTGAAAAGGCTCCCTGGAATAAATGAACTCCAGTTCAATCTTGTGGCCCGGGAACTCCGGGTATCGTATGATCCTGAGCGGCTCAAACCAGAACAGATTATCGAGGCGGTGGATGCAACCGGCATGCAAGCCAGGCTCAAAGGGGGCCACAGACCTGCTGAGTCTACCTGGATGCGCCACAGGCACCTTATCCTTACAACGGTTTCCGGTGTTTTCATACTGGCTGCTCTCGGCTTTTCCCTTGCCGGGTACCCTCACACCATAACCGATTCCCTGTACATTCTGGCGATCCTTACTGGAGGCTACTTTATTGCTCGCAAGGGCCTGTTGGCCTTGAGGACTTTCAGCCTCGATATGAATTTCCTCATGACGGTGGCTGTGATCGGTGCTGCCGCAATAGAGCAATGGCTGGAGGGAGCCACCGTGATGTTTCTCTTTTCGGTGGCTAACATTCTGCAAAACTACACCATGAATCGGGCAAGAAATGCCATTCGCTCCCTGATGGAGCTGTCTCCTAACATGGTGGTGGTCAAGAGAAATGGCAAGGAGGAAGATGTCCCGGTGCAGGATGTGGGGATTGGGGAAAAAATACTCGTCAGGCCTGGGGAAAAGATCGGCCTGGATGGCCGGGTGGTGGCAGGATCATCGAGTGTCAATCAGGCACCCATCACCGGAGAATCACTACCGGTGGCCAAGACTGTCGGTGACAGCGTGTTCGCTGGCACTATCAATCAGAATGGCTCTCTCGAGGTTGAAGTAACACACGGCTACCAGGATACCACTCTCTCCAGGATCATCCACATGGTGGAGGAAGCCCAGTCACAGAAAGCACCATCCCAGAGTTTTGTGGAAAAGTTTGCCAGGTACTATACTCCTGCTGTCATAGGGGTCGCAGTCCTGATAGCAGCTCTTCCCCCTCTTGTTCTAGGTCTTTCTTTCACAGTCTGGTTCTATCGATCGCTGGTTCTTCTGGTCATAGCCTGTCCCTGTGCCTTGGTCATTTCGACGCCAGTGTCAATAGTTTCCGGCCTCACTGCCGCCGCTCGCGTGGGCATCCTCATCAAAGGCGGTATTTGCCTGGAAGAAACTGGACATTTGAAGGTATTCGTTTTCGACAAGACCGGCACTCTTACCAGGGGCAAGCCGGCAGTCACCGACATTATCCCTCTAAACGAATATTCTGCGGATGAAGTCTTGCGCCTGGCTGCTGCCATCGAGTGCTACTCTGAACATCACCTGGCCAGGGCGATTGTCGAAGAAGCAGAGCGGAAAGGGCTTCAGTATCCGAGGCCTGAAGACTTTCAAGCTATCCCAGGCAAAGGGGCACAAGCAAACATTGAAGGACATCTCTTCTACATT